A genomic region of Microbacterium schleiferi contains the following coding sequences:
- a CDS encoding siderophore-interacting protein, whose translation MSAAESTVLEASPFLVARGTVSAVDRVSPTFVRITFTGADFDEFGDPERVLDQRIKLIFPPSSGRLPDLGHPGGDWWSAFLAIPEDERGSMRTYSMRQLRVDEGGTSVVVDFVLHLEPGFTGPASSWASQASVGDELLLIGPRRGRPSGGGIEYAPGDAREILLAGDETAAPAIARILEDIDRDAVGLAVIEVPSDADALSIDAPRGVDVRWVPRDGATVGSALIPTVLGELGATATVTVTDDGTEELLWETPVFSGSGEALDDTTDAIDRYFWIAGESSVVTTLRRHLVKDLGIHRSQVAFMGYWRRGVAMRG comes from the coding sequence ATGTCCGCAGCTGAGTCCACCGTTCTCGAGGCGTCGCCGTTCCTCGTCGCGCGCGGAACCGTGAGCGCGGTCGACCGGGTTTCGCCGACCTTCGTGCGCATCACCTTCACCGGCGCCGACTTCGACGAGTTCGGCGATCCCGAGCGCGTGCTCGATCAGCGCATCAAGCTCATCTTTCCGCCCAGCTCAGGTCGGCTTCCCGATCTCGGTCACCCGGGCGGCGACTGGTGGTCTGCGTTCCTGGCCATTCCGGAGGACGAGCGCGGGTCGATGCGCACGTACTCGATGAGGCAGCTGCGCGTCGACGAGGGTGGGACGTCGGTCGTCGTCGACTTCGTGCTGCACCTCGAGCCGGGATTCACCGGGCCCGCGTCGTCATGGGCGAGTCAGGCATCCGTCGGTGACGAGTTGCTGCTGATCGGACCCCGCCGTGGCCGCCCGAGCGGGGGAGGGATCGAGTACGCCCCGGGCGACGCCCGCGAGATCCTGCTCGCCGGCGACGAGACCGCAGCGCCGGCGATCGCCCGCATCCTCGAAGACATCGACCGCGATGCCGTGGGCCTCGCGGTCATCGAGGTGCCGTCGGATGCCGATGCGCTCTCGATCGATGCGCCCCGGGGCGTCGATGTGCGGTGGGTGCCGCGGGATGGGGCAACCGTCGGCTCGGCGCTGATTCCGACCGTGCTCGGCGAGCTCGGCGCCACCGCGACGGTGACCGTGACCGACGACGGCACCGAAGAGCTGCTCTGGGAGACGCCGGTCTTCTCGGGCTCGGGTGAGGCGCTGGATGACACGACCGATGCGATCGACCGCTACTTCTGGATTGCGGGGGAGAGCTCGGTTGTCACCACGCTGCGCCGCCACCTCGTGAAGGATCTTGGCATCCATCGCTCACAGGTCGCGTTCATGGGTTACTGGCGCCGCGGTGTCGCCATGCGCGGCTGA
- a CDS encoding YdeI/OmpD-associated family protein, whose protein sequence is MVAHNDKPELHVDTVEVWEQWLDADPSPDGVRLRLRKTASRKPGITYSEALDVALCFGWIDGQKQSLDADYFLQAFTPRRPRSLWSKVNIAHVTRLIGEGRMRPEGQREIDRANADGRWDAAYRQSDGDIPAELQAALDADPKIAAAFAAQSAQNRFAMSFRVGNLKRPESRAARVAEYVRMLDQGDTLH, encoded by the coding sequence ATGGTCGCCCACAACGACAAGCCCGAGCTGCACGTCGACACCGTCGAAGTGTGGGAGCAGTGGCTGGATGCCGATCCTAGCCCCGATGGCGTACGGCTCCGTCTGCGCAAGACGGCATCGCGCAAGCCGGGTATTACCTACTCCGAAGCGCTCGATGTCGCGCTATGTTTCGGCTGGATCGACGGACAGAAGCAGTCCCTCGACGCCGACTACTTCCTGCAGGCCTTCACTCCGCGCCGCCCCCGCAGCCTCTGGTCGAAAGTCAACATCGCGCACGTAACCCGCCTGATCGGCGAAGGGCGGATGCGGCCTGAGGGCCAGCGCGAGATCGACCGCGCGAACGCCGATGGCAGGTGGGATGCCGCCTACCGCCAGAGCGATGGCGACATCCCGGCCGAGCTGCAGGCGGCGCTGGATGCCGACCCGAAGATTGCTGCCGCGTTCGCCGCCCAGTCCGCGCAGAACCGCTTTGCGATGTCGTTCCGCGTCGGAAACCTCAAGCGGCCGGAGTCTCGCGCCGCCCGCGTCGCCGAATACGTCCGGATGCTGGATCAGGGCGACACGCTCCACTGA
- a CDS encoding type II toxin-antitoxin system Phd/YefM family antitoxin produces the protein MAAITATEARKSLFGLIQQVNEDHTTVEVVSRRGNAVIMSKDDFDALTETAYLLRNAANAERLLEAVERARRGEFEQHDLLDA, from the coding sequence ATGGCCGCCATCACCGCGACCGAAGCACGAAAGAGTCTGTTCGGGCTCATTCAGCAGGTCAACGAGGACCACACGACCGTTGAAGTCGTCTCCCGCCGCGGCAACGCCGTGATCATGTCCAAGGACGACTTCGACGCGCTGACCGAGACTGCCTACCTCCTGCGCAACGCTGCGAACGCGGAGCGACTACTGGAGGCCGTCGAGCGTGCGCGTCGCGGAGAGTTTGAGCAGCACGACCTCCTCGACGCGTGA
- a CDS encoding Txe/YoeB family addiction module toxin, whose amino-acid sequence MTRSLSFDPNGWEDYVYWQTQDRRTLNRINLLIADIVRDPFDGIGKPEPLRHILSGAWSRRIDEKNRLVYYVTDEHIVILQARDHY is encoded by the coding sequence GTGACGCGATCGCTTTCCTTCGACCCGAACGGGTGGGAGGACTACGTCTACTGGCAGACACAGGACCGCCGGACGCTGAACCGGATCAACCTCCTCATCGCGGATATCGTTCGCGATCCGTTCGACGGCATCGGAAAGCCCGAACCGCTCCGTCACATACTTTCAGGCGCCTGGTCTCGTCGCATCGACGAGAAGAACCGACTCGTCTACTACGTGACCGATGAACACATTGTCATCCTGCAGGCGCGAGACCACTACTGA
- the adhE gene encoding bifunctional acetaldehyde-CoA/alcohol dehydrogenase: MSTTIDALVTRAQDALAEYASFTQEQIDQIVRKASVAALHHHGELAVLAVEETGRGLFEDKAVKNMFACEHVTHSIIKQRTVGVISHDEITGITEIADPVGVVAGITPVTNPTSTAIFKSLIALKTRNPIVFAFHPSAQKCSVAAAQIVRDAAVAAGAPKNCIQWIAEPSLEASGELMNHPGVALILATGGNAMVRAAYSCGKPALGVGAGNVPAFIERSAKVGRAVNDVVLSKAFDNGMVCASEQAVILDEPIATEAMAEFTRLHAYVVNADEKRKLEEFIFGVHANAKNCGEAKLNAKVVGQSPVWIAEQAGFTVPEDTSVILAECAVVGPQEPLTREKLAPVLAVLRAKNAEEGISLSEQMVNFDGLGHSGAIHSNDQSVIDEFAKRVRAVRIIENAPSALGGIGDIYNAFMPSLTLGCGSYGRNSVSNNVSAVNLVNVKRVGRRNNNLQWFKVPAKTYFEPNAIRYLIDMKGVERVTIVTDPTMTNLGFVDKVIDVLNRRRNRVHLQIIDRVQPEPKLSSVVAGAAEMREFNPDTIIALGGGSPMDAAKVMWLLYENPDVQFSDMREKFFDVRKRAFKFPDLGKKAQLVCVPTTSGTGSEMTPFAVITDDETGMKYPLADYALTPSVAIIDPVLTSALPAKVVADAGFDALTHATEAYVSVYANDYTDGLALHAIKLIFENIERSAKARPGSTDPADIQAREKMHNAASIAGMAFGNAFLGIVHAMAHVTGSKFHLIHGRTNAIYLPHVIRYNGRIPTKLTSWPKYERYIAPERFQQIAQHLGLKAATPEEGVESYARAVEKLRDLVGIERSFQAQGVAEEAFIGRLDELAMAAYEDQCAPANPRMPMLADMKTLMEAAYYGTSFDEVRAHRGEVAVAGETPAEAPAAPLAKRGA, translated from the coding sequence ATGTCCACCACCATCGATGCACTCGTGACGCGAGCACAAGACGCTCTGGCCGAGTACGCATCATTCACCCAAGAGCAGATCGACCAGATCGTGCGCAAGGCGTCGGTGGCGGCACTCCACCACCACGGCGAACTCGCCGTCCTCGCTGTCGAAGAGACCGGTCGTGGTCTGTTCGAAGACAAGGCCGTGAAGAACATGTTCGCGTGCGAGCACGTCACGCACTCGATCATCAAGCAGCGCACGGTCGGCGTCATCAGCCACGACGAGATCACCGGAATCACCGAGATCGCCGATCCCGTCGGTGTCGTTGCGGGCATCACGCCCGTGACCAACCCGACCTCCACAGCGATCTTCAAGTCCCTCATTGCGCTGAAGACCCGCAACCCCATCGTTTTCGCCTTCCACCCGTCAGCACAGAAGTGCTCGGTGGCCGCCGCCCAGATCGTTCGGGATGCCGCCGTCGCGGCCGGTGCGCCGAAGAACTGCATCCAGTGGATCGCCGAGCCCTCACTCGAGGCATCCGGCGAGCTCATGAACCACCCGGGCGTCGCGCTGATCCTCGCGACCGGCGGCAACGCCATGGTTCGTGCGGCCTACTCCTGCGGCAAGCCTGCCCTGGGTGTCGGTGCCGGAAACGTCCCCGCCTTCATCGAACGCTCCGCCAAGGTCGGACGCGCCGTCAACGACGTCGTGCTCTCCAAGGCGTTCGACAACGGCATGGTGTGCGCCTCCGAGCAGGCCGTCATCCTCGACGAGCCGATCGCGACCGAGGCGATGGCCGAGTTCACGCGCCTCCACGCCTACGTCGTGAACGCCGACGAGAAGCGCAAGCTCGAAGAGTTCATCTTCGGCGTCCACGCCAACGCCAAGAACTGCGGCGAGGCCAAGCTCAACGCGAAGGTCGTCGGGCAGTCTCCCGTCTGGATCGCCGAGCAGGCCGGCTTTACGGTGCCCGAAGACACCTCGGTGATCCTTGCCGAGTGCGCCGTCGTCGGCCCCCAAGAGCCGCTGACCCGCGAAAAGCTGGCTCCCGTGCTCGCGGTGCTGCGCGCCAAGAACGCCGAAGAAGGCATTTCGCTGTCTGAGCAGATGGTCAACTTCGACGGCCTCGGCCACTCCGGTGCGATCCACAGCAACGACCAGAGCGTCATCGACGAGTTCGCCAAGCGCGTCCGCGCCGTCCGCATCATCGAGAATGCCCCCTCGGCCCTCGGCGGCATCGGCGACATCTACAACGCCTTCATGCCGTCGCTGACCCTCGGTTGTGGCTCCTACGGACGCAACTCCGTCTCCAACAACGTCTCGGCGGTGAACCTCGTGAACGTCAAGCGTGTCGGTCGGCGCAACAACAACCTGCAGTGGTTCAAGGTTCCGGCCAAGACCTACTTCGAGCCGAACGCGATCCGCTACCTCATCGACATGAAGGGCGTCGAACGGGTCACGATCGTCACCGACCCGACGATGACCAACCTCGGATTCGTCGACAAGGTCATCGATGTGCTCAACCGCCGGCGCAACCGCGTGCACCTGCAGATCATCGACCGGGTGCAGCCCGAACCGAAGCTCTCGAGCGTCGTCGCGGGTGCTGCCGAGATGCGGGAGTTCAACCCCGACACGATCATCGCGCTCGGTGGCGGTTCCCCGATGGATGCCGCAAAGGTCATGTGGTTGCTCTACGAGAACCCCGACGTGCAGTTCTCCGACATGCGCGAGAAGTTCTTCGATGTTCGCAAGCGTGCGTTCAAGTTCCCGGACCTGGGTAAGAAGGCGCAGCTCGTGTGCGTCCCGACCACGTCGGGGACCGGATCCGAGATGACGCCCTTCGCGGTGATCACGGATGACGAGACGGGCATGAAGTACCCGCTGGCCGACTACGCGCTGACCCCGTCGGTCGCGATCATCGACCCGGTCCTGACCTCGGCGCTGCCGGCCAAGGTCGTGGCGGATGCCGGATTCGACGCCCTCACCCACGCGACGGAGGCCTACGTCTCGGTGTACGCAAACGACTACACCGACGGCCTGGCCCTGCACGCCATCAAGCTGATCTTCGAGAACATCGAACGCAGCGCGAAGGCACGCCCCGGCAGCACCGACCCCGCCGACATCCAGGCTCGCGAGAAGATGCACAACGCGGCATCCATCGCAGGCATGGCCTTCGGCAACGCCTTCCTCGGGATCGTGCACGCGATGGCCCACGTCACCGGATCGAAGTTCCACCTGATCCACGGACGCACCAACGCGATCTACCTGCCGCACGTCATCCGCTACAACGGGCGCATCCCCACGAAGCTGACCAGCTGGCCCAAGTACGAGCGCTACATCGCTCCCGAACGGTTCCAGCAGATCGCTCAGCACCTGGGTCTGAAGGCGGCGACGCCGGAAGAGGGCGTCGAGTCCTACGCCCGGGCCGTGGAGAAGCTGCGCGACCTGGTCGGCATCGAGCGCTCGTTCCAGGCGCAGGGTGTCGCCGAGGAGGCGTTCATCGGACGGCTGGATGAGCTGGCGATGGCCGCCTACGAAGACCAGTGCGCACCGGCCAACCCCCGGATGCCCATGCTCGCCGACATGAAGACCCTCATGGAGGCGGCGTACTACGGAACCTCGTTCGACGAGGTCCGTGCCCACCGCGGTGAGGTTGCGGTTGCGGGAGAAACCCCGGCAGAGGCCCCCGCAGCCCCGCTTGCCAAGCGCGGCGCGTAG
- a CDS encoding nuclear transport factor 2 family protein: MGAHENGMQTDVDRMVHEYLASLEAADADRVIALFAPDGIVESPLYGTMPATEFYPALFADTANSRLTLRTTMTGSTEGRTVVSFWFDFDWTLSTGEPAPFTVVDVAELDGHGLIERLHIVYDTFPIRDAFNEAHYGEN; this comes from the coding sequence ATGGGCGCGCACGAGAACGGGATGCAGACGGATGTCGACCGAATGGTCCACGAGTATCTTGCGAGCCTGGAAGCCGCCGATGCCGACCGGGTGATCGCCCTCTTCGCTCCCGACGGAATCGTCGAGTCTCCCCTCTATGGCACGATGCCGGCGACCGAGTTCTATCCCGCCCTGTTCGCCGACACCGCAAACTCGCGGCTCACGCTGCGGACCACCATGACCGGATCGACCGAAGGGCGCACGGTCGTGAGCTTCTGGTTCGACTTCGACTGGACCCTCTCGACGGGGGAACCCGCGCCGTTCACGGTCGTTGATGTCGCCGAGCTCGATGGGCACGGCCTGATCGAGCGACTGCACATCGTCTATGACACCTTCCCGATCCGGGATGCCTTCAACGAGGCCCACTACGGCGAGAACTGA
- a CDS encoding MarR family winged helix-turn-helix transcriptional regulator, translated as MTETAASVEDAVCFAVYSAAQATVQLYRELLAPWGVTYQQLLVLSILWREGSTSPSRIAAELHLDASTITGILNRLETAGLIERTRPAGDRRAVAVTATEASDDLRASLHRVVGCVADAMNLEPDAARSLIDTLHGLRESMTSADRPSLRSA; from the coding sequence GTGACCGAAACCGCAGCGAGCGTCGAGGATGCCGTGTGCTTCGCGGTGTATTCCGCCGCGCAGGCAACCGTGCAGCTCTATCGCGAACTGCTCGCGCCGTGGGGCGTGACGTATCAGCAGCTCCTGGTACTCAGCATCCTGTGGCGCGAGGGTTCGACCAGTCCGAGCCGCATCGCCGCTGAGCTCCACCTCGACGCGAGCACGATCACCGGCATCCTGAACCGGCTCGAAACCGCGGGACTCATCGAGCGCACGCGCCCTGCCGGAGACCGCCGTGCTGTCGCGGTGACGGCGACCGAGGCATCCGACGATCTGCGGGCGTCGCTGCACCGCGTGGTCGGGTGCGTCGCCGACGCCATGAACCTCGAACCGGATGCCGCCCGCAGCCTCATCGATACCCTGCACGGTCTGCGCGAGAGCATGACCAGCGCCGACCGCCCCTCGCTTCGCTCCGCCTGA
- a CDS encoding ABC transporter ATP-binding protein, producing MPGSVGHRLAAEGLSLAYGDRTVVSDLDLQIRSGAITTIVGANGCGKSTLLRAFARLLPPQTGRVVLDGREIHRTPTKQIACEIGLLPQNPIAPEGIAVADLVGRGRHPHQRMLARWSAKDYQVVAEALEATDIADLADRSVDELSGGQRQRVWIAMALAQATGILLLDEPTTFLDVAHQIEVLDLLTDLNRSRGTTIVMVLHDLNLAARYADELVAMKDGQIHASGEPDRVVTEDLVRDVFGMNSRVIPDPVSGSPVVLPMGRHHVRS from the coding sequence GTGCCCGGTTCGGTCGGTCATCGGCTTGCTGCCGAAGGGCTCTCGCTCGCCTACGGCGACCGCACGGTCGTCAGCGACCTAGACCTGCAGATCCGGTCCGGCGCCATCACGACGATCGTCGGCGCCAACGGATGCGGAAAGTCGACGCTGCTGCGAGCGTTCGCCCGCCTGCTCCCACCGCAGACGGGGCGCGTCGTGCTCGATGGCCGCGAGATCCACCGCACTCCGACCAAGCAGATCGCGTGCGAGATCGGGCTGCTACCGCAGAACCCGATCGCCCCGGAGGGGATTGCGGTTGCCGACCTCGTGGGTCGGGGGCGGCATCCGCACCAGCGTATGCTCGCCCGCTGGAGCGCCAAGGACTATCAGGTCGTCGCGGAGGCGCTGGAGGCCACCGATATCGCAGACCTTGCCGACCGCTCCGTCGATGAGCTGTCGGGTGGGCAGCGTCAGCGCGTATGGATCGCGATGGCGTTGGCGCAAGCGACCGGCATCCTGCTGCTGGATGAGCCGACGACCTTCCTCGACGTCGCCCACCAGATCGAGGTGCTCGATCTGCTCACCGACCTGAACCGCAGCCGCGGCACGACGATCGTCATGGTGTTGCACGACTTGAACCTCGCGGCGCGTTATGCCGATGAGCTCGTCGCCATGAAGGACGGTCAGATCCACGCGTCGGGGGAGCCCGATCGGGTCGTCACCGAGGACCTCGTTCGTGACGTTTTCGGGATGAACAGCCGCGTCATCCCCGATCCCGTGTCGGGGTCGCCCGTCGTACTACCCATGGGGAGGCACCATGTCCGCAGCTGA
- a CDS encoding MarR family winged helix-turn-helix transcriptional regulator: MDEVDLPSLISLAAGAIERHVREHLLASGFDGLRTRHGYVFQRLMTGPQSISDLGRSLNVTQQAMSKTVRELTDLGYVETISDTSDARRKLVQLTARGHDSITAARDVRSRLNARVAGRVSTPEFAGATVVLAALLNDLGIGGHVKDRSVPDPEGQPDNRHHRGGSATAS; encoded by the coding sequence ATGGATGAGGTAGACCTCCCATCGCTGATATCGCTCGCCGCGGGAGCCATCGAGCGGCACGTTCGCGAGCACCTGCTCGCGAGCGGCTTCGACGGGCTGCGCACGCGGCACGGCTACGTGTTTCAGCGACTGATGACCGGCCCGCAGTCGATCTCCGACCTCGGCCGCTCGCTGAACGTCACGCAGCAAGCGATGTCGAAGACAGTGCGCGAACTCACCGACCTCGGGTACGTCGAGACCATCTCCGACACCTCAGACGCGCGTCGCAAGCTCGTACAGCTGACCGCACGTGGTCATGACTCGATCACAGCGGCGCGCGACGTCCGCTCTCGGCTCAACGCAAGAGTCGCGGGCCGTGTCAGCACGCCCGAGTTCGCGGGCGCGACAGTCGTTCTCGCGGCGCTCCTCAACGACCTCGGGATCGGCGGCCACGTGAAGGATCGATCGGTCCCCGACCCTGAGGGGCAGCCCGACAATCGTCACCATCGAGGCGGCTCAGCCACCGCCTCCTAG
- a CDS encoding nuclear transport factor 2 family protein, producing the protein MNLDVTSPDAVSAVVRRYFAVVGDLDSTEDQLRAVVDPDAVFRELPNPIAPSGHERSLEQAVAGFLSGKSRLTDQRIDVHEILVSGHRAAVRSTWRGVLGGTEIVAHMAGFVTVRDGLVASHETYDCYEPFTLSP; encoded by the coding sequence ATGAACTTGGATGTGACCTCTCCGGATGCCGTCAGTGCTGTCGTCCGCAGATACTTCGCCGTCGTCGGCGATCTCGACTCGACCGAAGACCAGCTGCGCGCGGTCGTCGACCCGGATGCCGTCTTCCGGGAACTTCCCAACCCCATTGCTCCGAGCGGGCACGAGCGGAGCCTCGAACAGGCCGTCGCGGGGTTCCTCTCCGGCAAGTCGCGGCTGACAGACCAGCGGATTGACGTCCACGAAATCCTCGTTTCGGGCCATCGCGCCGCCGTGCGTTCCACCTGGCGCGGCGTCCTCGGCGGCACGGAGATCGTGGCGCACATGGCGGGCTTCGTCACGGTGAGGGACGGCCTGGTCGCATCTCACGAGACGTACGACTGCTACGAGCCGTTCACTCTTTCCCCCTGA
- a CDS encoding glutathione peroxidase produces the protein MDLSSIPVTTIRGEETTFGALTDGKAALVVNVASRCGLAPQYEQLEKLQKEYADRGFTVIGFPSNQFLQELGSEEKIAEYCSATWGVTFPMSEKVKLNGKNAHPIYQQLTTVPGADGKAGKISWNFEKFVISPDGRVWRFSPRTLPDAPEVIEAIEEALPA, from the coding sequence ATGGACCTCAGCAGCATTCCCGTCACCACGATCCGCGGTGAGGAGACGACCTTCGGCGCACTCACCGACGGTAAGGCCGCGCTCGTCGTGAACGTCGCCTCCCGCTGCGGGCTCGCGCCACAGTACGAGCAGCTCGAGAAGCTGCAGAAGGAATACGCCGATCGCGGGTTCACGGTCATCGGTTTTCCGAGCAACCAGTTCCTGCAGGAGCTCGGCTCGGAAGAGAAGATCGCTGAGTATTGCTCGGCGACATGGGGCGTCACCTTCCCGATGTCAGAGAAGGTCAAGCTCAACGGCAAGAACGCGCATCCGATTTACCAACAGCTGACCACGGTGCCTGGCGCCGACGGCAAGGCCGGCAAAATCTCGTGGAACTTCGAGAAGTTCGTCATCAGCCCCGACGGCCGCGTGTGGCGCTTCAGCCCCCGCACCCTCCCCGACGCTCCCGAAGTCATTGAGGCGATCGAAGAAGCACTCCCCGCCTGA
- a CDS encoding dihydrofolate reductase family protein: MPARFVYWMNVSLDLFIEHAHDEQGGGDWMSISDELHEEFNARAEALTMMVQGRKVFETMENFWPAARENTDFPQVYREYGHIWTDKPKILVSRTRKEAPYNTTVFGGDDAIERLGELRASSSGDIGVGGADVATQLLAAGLLDEVLLFTHPVILGSGRPLFDEVTTPVSLRLIEQAAYAGDVTMHRYAIQDA; encoded by the coding sequence ATGCCAGCACGCTTTGTGTATTGGATGAACGTCTCGCTCGACCTGTTCATCGAGCACGCGCACGACGAGCAGGGCGGCGGCGACTGGATGAGCATCAGCGATGAGCTGCACGAGGAGTTCAACGCGCGCGCCGAGGCACTCACGATGATGGTGCAGGGCCGCAAGGTCTTCGAGACGATGGAGAACTTCTGGCCCGCCGCGCGCGAGAACACCGACTTCCCGCAGGTGTACCGGGAATATGGCCACATCTGGACGGACAAGCCGAAGATCCTCGTCTCACGCACACGCAAGGAAGCGCCGTACAACACGACGGTGTTCGGCGGGGATGACGCGATCGAGCGGCTCGGCGAGCTGCGGGCGAGTTCGAGCGGCGACATCGGCGTGGGCGGGGCGGATGTCGCCACGCAGCTTCTCGCGGCCGGGCTGCTCGACGAGGTACTGCTCTTCACGCATCCGGTAATCCTCGGGTCGGGACGCCCACTGTTCGATGAGGTGACCACGCCTGTGTCGCTGCGGTTGATCGAGCAGGCTGCCTACGCCGGCGATGTGACGATGCACCGCTACGCGATTCAGGACGCCTGA
- a CDS encoding IS1380 family transposase, translating into MQFKHAPAAVSAMFDDPNLVSAAGLVPMLRLARSVGLDELAQSRLSVPTDRGANAGSKVMALVAGMLAGADSIDDMNLLRHGGMGRLFDRTYAPSTLGSFLREFRFGHVRQLDAVASRTLVNLASAAPLLQVRGGERVMVDLDDTIVEVHGYKKQGASFGYSGVRGLNALLATASTTSSAPVILGQRLRQGKTGSPKGAARIVGDVLATLRRMNIGSSVRPLLRADSAFYGHGTVGTAIKSGADVSVTVRMDPAVKTAISSIPEDGWETIEYPNAIRDEATGRWISKAEVAEVPFVAFRSRKIAERVEGRLVVRRIPDLNPNKVEQPTLFDVYRHHAFFTTTDKQTMGTVAADKTHRAHAIIEQVHADLKGGPLAHLPSGVFTANSAWLVLAVIAFNLTRTAGLISDRAGRLARATTATIRRTLITVPARLARSARRITMHLPAAWPWQAAFDRLFTATHAPPHVSTN; encoded by the coding sequence GCCGCGGGTCTGGTCCCGATGCTCCGCCTCGCCCGTTCCGTGGGCCTCGACGAGCTCGCGCAGTCGAGGTTGAGCGTCCCGACGGACAGGGGCGCGAACGCCGGGTCGAAGGTGATGGCGCTGGTGGCGGGGATGCTCGCCGGTGCGGACTCGATCGACGACATGAACCTGCTCCGTCACGGCGGGATGGGGCGATTGTTCGATCGGACGTATGCGCCGTCGACGTTGGGCTCGTTCCTGCGCGAGTTCCGTTTCGGGCATGTCCGCCAGCTCGATGCCGTCGCTTCCCGGACTCTGGTGAACCTCGCCTCGGCCGCACCGCTGCTGCAGGTTCGGGGCGGTGAGCGGGTGATGGTGGATCTGGACGACACGATCGTCGAGGTCCACGGATACAAGAAGCAGGGCGCCTCGTTCGGGTACTCCGGCGTCCGCGGACTCAACGCACTCCTTGCGACGGCGTCGACGACCTCGTCAGCACCGGTGATCCTGGGTCAGCGGCTCCGGCAGGGGAAGACCGGCTCCCCGAAAGGCGCCGCCAGGATCGTCGGTGACGTCCTCGCAACCCTCCGCCGCATGAACATCGGGAGCAGTGTCCGGCCGCTGCTGCGGGCCGACTCCGCGTTCTATGGGCACGGCACCGTTGGCACCGCGATCAAGTCCGGCGCGGACGTATCTGTCACGGTCCGGATGGACCCTGCGGTGAAGACAGCGATCTCGTCGATCCCCGAGGACGGGTGGGAGACGATCGAGTATCCGAACGCGATCCGTGACGAGGCCACCGGGCGGTGGATCTCGAAAGCCGAAGTCGCCGAAGTGCCCTTCGTCGCGTTCCGCTCCCGGAAGATCGCCGAACGGGTCGAAGGACGTCTCGTGGTGCGGCGCATCCCGGACCTGAACCCGAACAAGGTGGAGCAGCCGACCTTGTTCGACGTCTACCGGCACCACGCGTTCTTCACCACCACCGACAAGCAGACGATGGGCACCGTCGCGGCGGACAAGACCCACCGTGCCCACGCGATCATCGAACAGGTCCACGCCGATCTGAAGGGCGGACCGCTCGCTCACCTTCCGTCCGGGGTGTTCACCGCGAACAGCGCCTGGCTCGTGCTCGCGGTGATCGCGTTCAACCTCACCCGCACCGCCGGACTCATCTCCGACCGCGCCGGGCGGCTCGCCAGAGCGACAACCGCGACGATCCGCCGCACCCTCATCACTGTCCCGGCACGCCTCGCACGATCCGCCCGGCGCATCACCATGCACCTGCCCGCGGCCTGGCCCTGGCAGGCCGCGTTCGATCGCCTGTTCACGGCCACCCACGCCCCACCACACGTCAGCACGAACTGA
- a CDS encoding SRPBCC family protein — MAISLLIKPTDRTVPITVQQRTWVTPQHAFHVIVPIDLTRVFHKVGPFPGVTSVANQTGDWDHAGPTRNPQFGDGSQADEQLTEYTEGVSFAYQLSNFTNVLDRLAVGIRGEWNFNPDGEGTLIRWTYEFLPRPGRRWILAGPFAPLWRRYMVAALNECVRTAEDLASDRR; from the coding sequence ATGGCGATCTCGCTGCTCATCAAACCCACCGACCGCACGGTGCCGATCACGGTTCAGCAACGCACCTGGGTCACACCCCAGCACGCGTTCCACGTGATCGTGCCCATCGATCTGACGCGGGTGTTCCACAAAGTCGGGCCGTTTCCGGGGGTGACGTCGGTGGCGAACCAGACTGGGGACTGGGACCACGCTGGCCCGACCCGCAACCCCCAATTCGGGGACGGGTCGCAGGCGGATGAGCAACTCACCGAATACACGGAGGGAGTCTCGTTCGCCTACCAGCTGAGCAACTTCACGAATGTCCTCGATCGTCTCGCGGTCGGCATCCGCGGCGAGTGGAACTTCAACCCAGACGGAGAGGGCACCCTCATCCGATGGACCTACGAGTTTCTGCCTCGACCGGGCCGCCGATGGATCCTCGCGGGACCGTTCGCCCCGCTCTGGCGGCGGTACATGGTGGCGGCTCTCAACGAGTGTGTGCGCACGGCGGAAGACCTCGCGAGCGACAGGCGGTAG